The Toxoplasma gondii ME49 chromosome XII, whole genome shotgun sequence genome includes a region encoding these proteins:
- the RPL26 gene encoding ribosomal protein RPL26 (encoded by transcript TGME49_248390): MKFSSQVSSSRRKSRKAHFSAPSSVRRKIMTAPLCKELRKKYNVRSLPIRKDDEVMVVRGHHHDREGKVTKVYRKKWVIHIERVTRDKANGETVTIGIHPSKVVITKAKLDKDRKALLERKSRATTKGKYTEKDVAMSQVD, encoded by the exons ATGAAGTTCAGCTCTC AAGTCAGCTCCTCTAGGAGGAAGTCCAGAAAGGCGCACTTTTCAGCGCCTTCCAGTGTTCGTCGCAAGATCATGACGGCCCCGCTGTGCAAGGAACTGAGGAAGAAGTACAAT GTCCGATCCTTGCCCATTCGCAAGGATGATGAAGTCATGGTTGTCAGAGGCCATCATCACGATCGTGAGGGCAAGGTGACAAAGGTTTACAGAAAGAAATGGGTCATCCATATCGAGCGCGTCACGCGTGACAAGGCTAACG GCGAAACCGTAACGATCGGCATCCACCCTAGCAAGGTGGTGATCACGAAAGCCAAGCTGGACAAAGACCGGAAGGCTctgctggagagaaaaagcagggCGACCACCAAGGGCAAGTATACCGAAAAGGATGTGGCAATGTCTCAAGTCGACTGA